Sequence from the Candidatus Binataceae bacterium genome:
CATCCCAATCCCGAAGTCGAGAAATTTCCGCTGCGCTACGAGATCGACACTCTGCGATGCATCTACTGCGGGCTCTGCGTCGAAGCCTGCCCGTGCGACGCGATCCGGATGGACACCTACGTCCATCCGCGCATCTGGGGCTTCGACCGCAAGGACTTCATCGAGACGAAGGAGCTGCTGATGCATCGGTCGCGCGTGCTCGCCGCCGAAGGGCGCGAGGGCAACATGCGCGAGATGTTCCGGTGGTACGACGAACAGTCGCGCGCGGTGTACGACCCGATGCGCCCCGAGCTCAAGACCTACACCGAGCGCGATCAGCCGGCGGCCTGGAAAGACGACCACGCCGACACAATGCCCGAACTGCCGGCCCTCAACCGGCATCGCGCGGCCGGCAAATAGCCCGGTGGCGGCGCGCTTGGTGCCGCCCGTGACGAACCGCGTCCGCATGGAGTATAAATAAGGTCATATGTTCCGTTTCCGAGGTATGCCGACATGACCCAGATTGAAGCCGCGCGCAAAGGTATCATCACCCCGCAGATGCTCGAGGTCGCCGAGGACGAAGGCCTCGCGCCCGAGGAGATTCGTGCGCTGGTCGCCAGCGGCGAGGCCGTTATCCCGCACAACGTCCATCACAACTTCCGCGCGATCGGGATCGGCAAGCGCCTGCGCACCAAGGTCAACGCCAATATCGGGGCATCGAACTTCCATCAACTGCTCGACGAAGAGGTCGAAAAGCTCTACACCGCGGTGCGCTTCGGCGCAGATTCCGTGATGGACCTTTCGACCGGCACCGACCTCGACAAGATTCGCGTCGAGCTCATCTCGCGCTGCCCCGTTATTCTGGGCACCGTGCCGATTTATCAGGTCGCCTCCGACCATTCGATCATGGAGCTCGAGAGCGCTTTCTTTCTCGAAGTGATCGAGCGCCAGGCGCGCCAGGGCGTCGACTACATGACTCTGCATTGCGGGGTGACGCGCGAGAGCGTCGCTCGGCTACGGCGGCATCAGCGTATCGAGGGAATCGTGTCGCGCGGCGGCGCCCTGCTCGCGGCCTGGATGGAGCGCACGGGGCGCGAGAACCCGCTTTACGAGCACTTCGACGAGGTCTGTGCGATCCTGCGCGAGCATGACGTGACGATTTCGCTCGGCGACGGATTGCGGCCCGGCGCGACCGGCGATGCCACGGATCGCGGCCAGATCGCCGAACTGCTGGTGCTGGGCGAGCTGACCGAGCGTGCGCGCAACCAGGGCGTGCAGGTGATGATCGAAGGTCCCGGCCACGTGCCGCTCGACCAGATAGAGGCCAACGTGCAGCTGGAAAAGCGCGTCTGCGGCGGCGCGCCGTTCTACGTGCTGGGGCCGCTCACCTGCGACGTCGCCCCCGGCTATGACCACATCACGGGCGCGATCGGCGGCGCGATCGCGTCCGCGGCCGGCACCGACTTCCTCTGCTACGTCACTCCAGCCGAGCATCTGCGCCTGCCCGATATCGACGACGTGCGCGAAGGCGTAATCGCGACTCGTATCGCCGCGCACTCGGGCGATCTCGTCAAGGGCGTGCGCGCGGCCAAGGTCTGGAACGACCAGATGTCGCGCTATCGCAAGGCGCTCAACTGGGAAGGCATGTACGCGATGGCGATGGACCCGGACAAGGCGCGCCGTTACAAGGAAGAGAGCGAGGCCGCGGGCTCCAACGTATGCAGCATGTGCGGATCGCTGTGCTCGGTAAATGTCGACAACGCAGCGATCAAGTTTGCCGCCCGGCGCGCACTCGGCGAGACCGAGACCCATGCCGTCCACTGAGGGCCTGCGCCCGGGCGACGGCCTGGGCGCGGCAGCCGAGATTGCGCTTCGCGACCAGCACGGCAACGAGCGCCGGCTCGCGGAATTCCGCGGCCAAAGCCTCGTGGTCTACTTCTACCCGGCGGACCATACGCCCGGATGTACGGTCGAAGGCCGGGAATTTCGCGACCTCGACGAGTCCTTCGCGGCACTCAAATGCGCGATCGTCGGCGTCAGCGTCGATTCGGTCGAATCCCATCGTGAATTCGCTGAAAAGCACGCCTTCCCCTTCACCCTGCTGTCGGATGCCGACGGCCGGCTGGCGAGCGCCTTCGGCGTGCTGCGGGGCGGGACAGCGGCGCGTTCGACCTTCATCATTGCGGCCGACCAGCGCATCGCGCGCGCCTTCCACGACGTCACGCCCCGGGGCCATGCCCAGCGCGTACTCGATTTCGTCCGCTCGATCCTCGAATCGCACCGGATGCTCGGGGGCTGAGGCCGCCGCTCTGCCCAGGGCGAATACGGCCCTCTCGACATGGCCGAAATGATGGTTACGTTCCAGGTCTGGAACAATAGATGACAAATAATGTAATCTAAGGGATAAATTCCTGTCGGCGGTTTCAAAGCTATGGCCAAGACATCAAAGAATATTCTCGACGAAGCGCGCTCCCAGATTAAATCGGTCGATATCGACGAGGCGCGCCGGATGCTGGAAAAGCCGGGCACGGTGCTGCTCGACGTTCGCGAGAGCGACGAATGGCGCCAAGGTCATATACCGCAGGCGGTCGGAATTCCCCGCGGCTTCCTCGAGCTGCGGGTCGAAGAGAAGGTTCCCGACCATAAGGCGCCGGTAATCGTGCAGTGCGCGTCGGGGACGCGGTCGCTTCTGGCGTCGCGCTCGCTCCGCGAGATGGGCTACGAGAACGTCTACAACCTGACGGGCGGTTTCAACGCATGGAAGGACCGTGGCCTGCCGTGGACGGCGGACCGCCAGTTCACGCCCGATGAGCTTACCCGCTACTCGCGTCACTTCGTGATTCCGGAGGTTGGCGAGAAGGGGCAGGCCAAGCTGCTCGACGCCAAGGTGCTGCTGCTCGGCGCGGGCGCGCTCGGATCGTCCTCCGCGCTCTATCTGGCGGCGGCGGGCGTCGGCACGCTGGGACTGGTGGACTTTGACGTGGTCGACCTCTCCAACCTGCAGCGCCAGATAATCCATGCGACCGACCGGGTCGGGATGCTCAAGACGGAGTCGGCGCAGGAGTCGATTCAGTCGATCAATCCCGGCGTCAAGGTCATCCGCCACGAGGTCCGGCTTTCGTCGGACAACGTGATGGACATCATCAAGGACTACGACGTCATCGTAAATTGCGGCGACAACTTTCCCACGCGCTACCTGATCAACGACGCCTGCGTGCTCGCGCGCAAGCCCCTGGTTGACGGCGCGATCTTCCGCTTCGAGGGCAACGCCACGGTCTTTTATCCGGCCAAGGGCGGCCCGTGCTACCGATGCCTCTATCCGGAGCCGGCGCCGCCGGACATGGCGCCCTCGTGCGCCGAGGCTGGCGTGCTGGGCGCGCTGCCGGGAATTATCGGGTCGATCGAGGCGCTGGAGGCGATGAAGCTCATCCTGGGCGCGGGCGAGCCGCTGATCGGCAGAATGGTTTACTTCGACACGCTGTCGAAAGATTACGTCCGGATGCTCAAGATCAAGCGCGATCCGGATTGCCCCGTTTGCAGCGACCATCCTACGCAGACCGGGCTTATCGACTACGAAGCCTTCTGCGGGCTGGCGGCGGCGCCGAGCGCGAGCGCGGCGGCGGCCAACGGACATTCCGAGGCGGCTCCCG
This genomic interval carries:
- a CDS encoding 4Fe-4S binding protein, with translation HPNPEVEKFPLRYEIDTLRCIYCGLCVEACPCDAIRMDTYVHPRIWGFDRKDFIETKELLMHRSRVLAAEGREGNMREMFRWYDEQSRAVYDPMRPELKTYTERDQPAAWKDDHADTMPELPALNRHRAAGK
- the thiC gene encoding phosphomethylpyrimidine synthase ThiC — its product is MTQIEAARKGIITPQMLEVAEDEGLAPEEIRALVASGEAVIPHNVHHNFRAIGIGKRLRTKVNANIGASNFHQLLDEEVEKLYTAVRFGADSVMDLSTGTDLDKIRVELISRCPVILGTVPIYQVASDHSIMELESAFFLEVIERQARQGVDYMTLHCGVTRESVARLRRHQRIEGIVSRGGALLAAWMERTGRENPLYEHFDEVCAILREHDVTISLGDGLRPGATGDATDRGQIAELLVLGELTERARNQGVQVMIEGPGHVPLDQIEANVQLEKRVCGGAPFYVLGPLTCDVAPGYDHITGAIGGAIASAAGTDFLCYVTPAEHLRLPDIDDVREGVIATRIAAHSGDLVKGVRAAKVWNDQMSRYRKALNWEGMYAMAMDPDKARRYKEESEAAGSNVCSMCGSLCSVNVDNAAIKFAARRALGETETHAVH
- a CDS encoding peroxiredoxin, with product MPSTEGLRPGDGLGAAAEIALRDQHGNERRLAEFRGQSLVVYFYPADHTPGCTVEGREFRDLDESFAALKCAIVGVSVDSVESHREFAEKHAFPFTLLSDADGRLASAFGVLRGGTAARSTFIIAADQRIARAFHDVTPRGHAQRVLDFVRSILESHRMLGG
- the moeB gene encoding molybdopterin-synthase adenylyltransferase MoeB gives rise to the protein MAKTSKNILDEARSQIKSVDIDEARRMLEKPGTVLLDVRESDEWRQGHIPQAVGIPRGFLELRVEEKVPDHKAPVIVQCASGTRSLLASRSLREMGYENVYNLTGGFNAWKDRGLPWTADRQFTPDELTRYSRHFVIPEVGEKGQAKLLDAKVLLLGAGALGSSSALYLAAAGVGTLGLVDFDVVDLSNLQRQIIHATDRVGMLKTESAQESIQSINPGVKVIRHEVRLSSDNVMDIIKDYDVIVNCGDNFPTRYLINDACVLARKPLVDGAIFRFEGNATVFYPAKGGPCYRCLYPEPAPPDMAPSCAEAGVLGALPGIIGSIEALEAMKLILGAGEPLIGRMVYFDTLSKDYVRMLKIKRDPDCPVCSDHPTQTGLIDYEAFCGLAAAPSASAAAANGHSEAAPAAGR